In a genomic window of Arthrobacter woluwensis:
- a CDS encoding LysM peptidoglycan-binding domain-containing protein, protein MVKNFSEEAFTPGVGASSAHSGHVPAHREDAPVDAVPAGAEPAGVEPAGAEPFDGEGGGAAAGAHVAGLDPDDAGTPGEAPEETEVLAAVVVPERPREVTVEEGETLESIAARWGVDAGELAALNAWLVPNPGLLFPGQVLRLPV, encoded by the coding sequence GTGGTAAAAAACTTCTCTGAAGAGGCGTTCACCCCTGGGGTGGGCGCCTCTTCGGCGCATTCAGGGCATGTTCCGGCGCACCGGGAGGACGCCCCGGTCGACGCTGTGCCGGCGGGCGCTGAGCCGGCGGGTGTTGAGCCGGCAGGCGCTGAGCCGTTCGACGGCGAGGGCGGCGGGGCTGCTGCCGGGGCGCACGTCGCGGGACTGGACCCCGACGACGCCGGGACCCCCGGCGAGGCGCCCGAGGAGACGGAGGTGCTGGCCGCCGTCGTCGTGCCGGAGCGACCGCGGGAGGTGACCGTGGAGGAGGGGGAGACTCTGGAGTCCATCGCGGCGCGCTGGGGTGTCGACGCGGGTGAGTTGGCGGCGCTGAACGCGTGGCTCGTGCCGAACCCGGGATTGCTGTTTCCCGGGCAGGTCCTGAGGCTCCCCGTCTGA
- a CDS encoding ABC transporter substrate-binding protein: MATNKIALRSVIALAGVSALALTACTGPSGGGTSTGGSGGTTIAYGTTDKVTALDPAGSYDNGSFMLMNQVFPFLMNSKPGSAEPQPDIAESAEFTSPTQFTVKLKSGLKWANGHTLDSKDVKFSFDRQIKINDPNGPASLLGNIASIAAPDATTVVFTLKQANDQTFAQILSSPAGPIVDDEVFPADKLLSDEDIVKGKAFAGQYVIDSYNKNTLVSFKPYADYKGLLGAPANSGATVKYYTDQSNMKLEIQQGAIDVANRSLSATDIDDLKKDSKLKVHVGPGGEMRYVVFNYDTMPFGAKAQGADPKKAQAVRQAVANLVDRQAIADQVYKGTYLPLFSNVPSGFLGANTSFKDLYGTDGKPDADKAKKALADAGVATPVDLKLEYNPDHYGKSSGDEYAMVKDQLEKSGLFKVDLQSAEWVTYNKASKADAYPVYQLGWFPDFSDPDNYLTPFFPKGGFMNNHYSNPEVDKLIAKQLTEKDKTQREKDIQDVQKLLAQDISTLPLLQGAQVAVSGVNVKGVDSTLDASFKFRLGSVSK; the protein is encoded by the coding sequence ATGGCAACGAACAAGATCGCCCTGCGCAGTGTTATCGCACTGGCCGGGGTTTCCGCCCTGGCGTTGACGGCCTGCACCGGCCCGTCCGGCGGGGGGACCTCCACCGGGGGCAGTGGTGGGACCACCATCGCCTACGGCACCACCGACAAGGTCACCGCACTGGATCCCGCAGGTTCCTACGACAACGGCTCCTTCATGCTGATGAACCAGGTGTTCCCGTTCCTCATGAACTCCAAGCCCGGCAGTGCCGAGCCTCAGCCGGACATCGCGGAGTCCGCCGAATTCACCAGCCCCACCCAGTTCACCGTCAAGCTGAAGTCCGGCCTCAAGTGGGCGAACGGACACACTTTGGATTCCAAGGATGTGAAGTTCAGCTTCGACCGTCAGATCAAGATCAACGACCCGAACGGCCCCGCCAGCCTCCTCGGCAACATCGCGTCGATCGCGGCCCCGGACGCCACCACCGTGGTGTTCACCCTCAAGCAGGCCAACGACCAGACCTTCGCTCAGATCCTGTCCAGCCCGGCCGGCCCGATCGTCGATGACGAGGTGTTCCCCGCGGACAAGCTGCTCTCCGATGAGGACATCGTCAAGGGCAAGGCGTTCGCCGGTCAGTACGTGATCGATTCGTACAACAAGAACACCCTGGTCAGCTTCAAGCCGTACGCCGATTACAAGGGCCTGCTCGGCGCTCCCGCCAACAGCGGCGCCACGGTCAAGTACTACACGGACCAGAGCAACATGAAGCTCGAGATCCAGCAGGGCGCCATCGACGTGGCCAACCGCAGCCTCAGCGCCACGGACATCGATGACCTCAAGAAGGACTCCAAGCTCAAGGTGCACGTCGGCCCCGGTGGCGAGATGCGCTACGTGGTCTTCAACTACGACACCATGCCGTTCGGCGCCAAGGCCCAGGGCGCGGACCCGAAGAAGGCCCAGGCCGTGCGCCAGGCCGTCGCCAACCTGGTGGACCGCCAGGCGATCGCGGACCAGGTCTACAAGGGCACCTACCTTCCGCTCTTCTCGAACGTCCCGAGTGGATTCCTGGGCGCCAACACCTCCTTCAAGGACCTGTACGGCACCGATGGCAAGCCGGATGCTGACAAGGCCAAGAAGGCCCTCGCCGACGCCGGCGTCGCCACCCCCGTGGACCTGAAGCTCGAGTACAACCCGGATCACTACGGCAAGTCCTCCGGCGACGAGTACGCCATGGTCAAGGATCAGCTCGAGAAGTCGGGCCTGTTCAAGGTGGACCTGCAGTCCGCCGAGTGGGTCACCTACAACAAAGCCTCCAAGGCTGACGCGTACCCGGTCTACCAGCTCGGCTGGTTCCCTGACTTCTCCGACCCGGACAACTACCTCACCCCGTTCTTCCCCAAGGGCGGCTTCATGAACAACCACTACTCGAACCCCGAGGTGGACAAGCTCATCGCGAAGCAGCTTACTGAGAAGGACAAGACCCAGCGCGAGAAGGACATCCAGGATGTCCAGAAGCTGCTGGCTCAGGACATCTCCACCCTGCCGCTCCTCCAGGGCGCTCAGGTGGCCGTGTCCGGTGTGAACGTCAAGGGCGTGGACAGCACGCTGGACGCCTCCTTCAAGTTCCGGCTCGGCAGCGTTTCCAAGTAA
- a CDS encoding GNAT family N-acetyltransferase: MPNSLMLSNAESPVSHEPIPGVQFRPVTQEDLPAIGEAYWQTYVGTPEEMSLDEATADVLAAWEGEYGRLLSSSSFGARHDGLLAGAILTVSDPPWDDVPRGPFIIDLFVLPAYRRSGIGRALVQKVLMAQQVEVGLRVDDSATAARRLYEQLGFRVLSS, from the coding sequence GTGCCCAATTCCCTCATGCTGTCGAACGCCGAGTCACCGGTCTCGCACGAGCCGATTCCGGGGGTGCAATTCCGGCCGGTCACGCAGGAGGACCTTCCGGCCATCGGAGAGGCGTACTGGCAGACCTATGTAGGGACGCCCGAGGAGATGTCCCTGGACGAAGCCACCGCTGACGTTCTGGCCGCGTGGGAGGGTGAATACGGGCGTCTGCTGAGCTCGTCCTCCTTCGGGGCCCGGCACGATGGCCTGCTCGCGGGCGCCATCCTGACCGTGTCCGATCCACCGTGGGACGACGTGCCCCGCGGACCCTTCATCATCGATCTGTTCGTGCTCCCCGCCTACCGGAGATCGGGGATCGGGCGGGCCCTCGTGCAGAAGGTCCTGATGGCGCAGCAGGTGGAGGTCGGATTGCGCGTTGACGACTCGGCGACTGCGGCTCGAAGGCTTTACGAGCAGCTCGGATTTCGGGTTCTGAGTTCCTGA